The Desulfovermiculus halophilus DSM 18834 genome includes the window ATCGATCCATAACTTTTGTAAGGAGGCAGGTATGAGTGAGGAACAGAAGAATTACGGCCACGAGGCGACCAGGGACGCAGAGCCCTGGGAGGAATGGGAAGGGAAGCTGGTCAAGTATTCCCTGCTCATCGGAGTAGGGGCCCTCATCGTCCTGGGCACCCTGATCAATGTTTTTATCCTGCATTAACTCAAACCGCGACCGCGAGCATGCGCACAAGGAGGTAGGAGAATGGCCGAAAACACGCGTTGGTATTCCGGAATGTTCAGCTCAGAAGACTGGTGGGCGTTCTGGATCGGAATCTTCTTTGTCGCCCTGGGCATCATCGCCGGAGCCACCGGCATCGACTTGACCGGATGGATGATCTGGTTTCCCGTATGGTCCGACATCAGCAATTCACTGACTGCGGATCATTCCGGGCTGCTGTCCGGAGTGGCCTCCCTGTTTCTGTCCTATGTGATTTACACTGCGGCCACATGCATCGGGGCCAAAGCCATGAAGATGGACGTGAAGAAGTTCTTTCTTTCCTTCACCGTTATCTACTGGTTGACGGCCATCGTCTTCATCCTCTCCCGGAACGCCTATATTCAGGCCACGTCCATTGAGCGGGCCGAATTCGGAGTGGAGTGGAGCCTGTCCATCGGCGGAGCTCACTATATCTTCGCCCTCCTGGTCGGCCTGATCATCGGGAACCTGTTCCCCCAAAAATTCCGGGAGTTCATGCGCCAGGCAGCCCGCCCGGAGTGGTTCATCAAGATCGCCATCGTCTGCCTGGGCACCAAGCTGGGCATGAAGGCCATCGACGCCACCGGGTTCGCCATGGAGCTCTTGATCTCCGGGTGCTGCGCGACCATTGCCGCCTATCTCCTGTTCTGGCCTCTGGTCTACACGTTCTCCCGCAAGGTGTTCAAGGTCTCCAGGGAATGGGCAGCGACCCTTGCCTCAGGGATCTCCATCTGCGGCGTATCCGCAGCCATTGCCACCGGCGGGGCCATCCGGGCCAGGCCCATCGTCCCGGTCATGGTTTCCGGGATCATCGTGGTCTTTGCCCTGATCGAGCTGATCATCCTTCCCCCGGTTTTGACCTACACCCCCTGGTTTGATGAGCCCATGGCCGCAGGGGCCAGCCTGGGCCTGACGGTGAAAACGGACGGAGCCGACGCCGCCTCCGGAGCGATAACCGACCAGCTCATGCGCACCAGGGCGATTGAAGAGCTCGGCGTGCATTGGGAGGAAGGCTGGATCACGGCTTCCGCGGTCATGACCAAGATCTGGATCGACATGTTCATCGGGGTCTGGGCCCTGGTCCTGGCCATGCTCTGGCTCTACTACGTGGAGAAAAAACCCGGAGAACGGGTCCAGAAGATGGAGGT containing:
- a CDS encoding putative sulfate exporter family transporter, with the translated sequence MAENTRWYSGMFSSEDWWAFWIGIFFVALGIIAGATGIDLTGWMIWFPVWSDISNSLTADHSGLLSGVASLFLSYVIYTAATCIGAKAMKMDVKKFFLSFTVIYWLTAIVFILSRNAYIQATSIERAEFGVEWSLSIGGAHYIFALLVGLIIGNLFPQKFREFMRQAARPEWFIKIAIVCLGTKLGMKAIDATGFAMELLISGCCATIAAYLLFWPLVYTFSRKVFKVSREWAATLASGISICGVSAAIATGGAIRARPIVPVMVSGIIVVFALIELIILPPVLTYTPWFDEPMAAGASLGLTVKTDGADAASGAITDQLMRTRAIEELGVHWEEGWITASAVMTKIWIDMFIGVWALVLAMLWLYYVEKKPGERVQKMEVWWRFPKFVLGYFVAWFAVMLIGLSIIPGESMNFGIHPVEGPMRKMFFMLTFTSIGLVTDFRRLAEEGMGKLSLIYGLSLLFIIIPIGWALAWIFHHGMVPPTVG